One stretch of Alcaligenes aquatilis DNA includes these proteins:
- a CDS encoding gamma-glutamylcyclotransferase, which yields MNIDSISASPSAVPTPCSFRVLTDEERNASLRQSLEEAQWCEKQDLWVYGYGSLIWRPDFEFAEQRQALLRGYHRALCLWSRINRGTPEQPGLVFGLDVGGSCRGMAFRIPAESVPKVFDALWLREMPSGAYIPRWLRCRTSQGDIRALVFTMNRKTDAYVPRMPDEQLRQVVYSAQGTNGPCIEYVMETASALQRSKILDKRLQSVVQLLQSQTALLNPQQA from the coding sequence GTGAACATCGATTCTATTTCCGCCTCGCCTTCCGCCGTACCCACACCGTGCAGCTTTCGTGTCCTGACTGACGAAGAGCGCAACGCCTCTTTGCGTCAATCCCTGGAAGAGGCGCAATGGTGTGAAAAACAAGACCTGTGGGTCTACGGCTACGGCTCCCTGATCTGGCGTCCCGATTTTGAATTTGCCGAGCAGCGCCAAGCCTTGCTGCGCGGCTACCACCGGGCGCTGTGCTTGTGGTCACGAATCAACCGTGGAACGCCCGAGCAGCCCGGTCTGGTCTTTGGGCTGGATGTCGGTGGTTCTTGCCGTGGCATGGCCTTCCGTATTCCTGCCGAAAGCGTACCCAAAGTATTCGATGCCCTTTGGCTGCGCGAGATGCCCAGCGGGGCTTATATCCCCCGCTGGTTGCGCTGCCGCACCAGCCAAGGCGACATTCGCGCCCTGGTCTTTACCATGAACCGCAAGACCGATGCTTACGTACCCCGTATGCCGGACGAACAGTTGCGACAGGTGGTGTATTCGGCCCAGGGAACCAACGGCCCTTGCATCGAATACGTCATGGAAACCGCCTCGGCGCTGCAACGCTCTAAAATTCTGGATAAACGCCTGCAATCAGTGGTTCAATTACTACAAAGCCAGACTGCACTGCTTAATCCTCAACAAGCCTAA
- the pdxH gene encoding pyridoxamine 5'-phosphate oxidase gives MSLADLRNEYERFSLSENELCADPRQQFQRWLDQAIELKEVEPTAMTLATVNPEGRPSARVVLLKAYDEQGLVFFTNYLSRKGTDLDHNPWASLSFFWSSMQRQVRFEGRISRISAAESDEYFHSRPLGSRIGAWASPQSQPISRAELDARAKQYTESLGEHPARPEHWGGFRLTPDHVEFWQGRASRLHDRLVFDRKDPSDWQVSRLAP, from the coding sequence ATGTCCCTTGCCGATTTGCGTAACGAATACGAACGCTTTTCCCTGAGCGAAAACGAACTGTGTGCCGACCCTCGCCAGCAATTCCAACGCTGGCTGGATCAGGCCATTGAACTGAAGGAAGTCGAACCCACGGCGATGACGCTGGCCACGGTGAACCCAGAAGGTCGCCCATCGGCGCGCGTTGTCCTGCTCAAGGCTTACGATGAACAAGGCTTGGTGTTCTTTACGAACTACCTGTCTCGCAAGGGAACGGACCTGGACCACAACCCTTGGGCCAGCCTGTCCTTTTTCTGGTCTTCCATGCAGCGACAGGTGCGCTTTGAAGGCCGCATCAGCCGCATCAGCGCGGCCGAATCCGACGAATACTTTCACAGTCGTCCTCTGGGCTCGCGCATTGGTGCCTGGGCCTCACCACAAAGCCAACCCATCAGCCGCGCAGAGCTGGATGCCCGTGCCAAGCAGTACACTGAAAGCTTAGGTGAACATCCCGCCCGCCCTGAACACTGGGGTGGCTTCCGACTGACTCCAGACCATGTCGAATTCTGGCAAGGCCGTGCTTCGCGCCTGCACGACAGGCTGGTGTTCGACCGCAAGGACCCATCTGATTGGCAGGTGAGCCGACTGGCTCCTTAA
- a CDS encoding flavin reductase family protein — protein MTVFSSTFDSDFFRSALGRFATGVTVVTGANKDHPDQAIGLTVSSFNSVSLDPPLVLWSLAKRSQSLPHFVDGKGYVIHVLGASQLSLAKRFAWGSQAERFHDHPTKRSPHGLLMLDDERCSAWFECKPYAVHEAGDHLIFIGEVTHCERSAHQPLIYHAGDFDLTPSLA, from the coding sequence ATGACTGTTTTTTCTTCTACTTTCGATAGCGACTTCTTTCGTTCGGCACTGGGCCGTTTCGCCACAGGCGTGACGGTCGTGACCGGCGCCAATAAAGACCATCCGGATCAGGCCATTGGCCTGACCGTCAGCTCCTTTAACTCTGTGTCTCTGGACCCGCCTCTGGTGCTGTGGTCGCTGGCCAAACGCTCCCAGTCCCTGCCGCATTTTGTGGATGGTAAGGGCTATGTGATTCACGTTTTAGGAGCCAGTCAGCTATCGCTGGCCAAACGCTTTGCCTGGGGCAGCCAGGCCGAGCGCTTTCACGATCACCCCACTAAACGCTCCCCGCACGGCTTACTCATGCTGGACGACGAGCGTTGCAGCGCCTGGTTTGAGTGCAAGCCTTATGCCGTTCATGAGGCCGGCGACCACCTGATCTTTATCGGTGAAGTCACCCATTGCGAACGCAGCGCTCACCAGCCCCTGATCTACCACGCGGGCGACTTTGACCTGACCCCTTCCCTGGCGTGA
- a CDS encoding NAD(P)/FAD-dependent oxidoreductase, which yields MANDVDCIVLGAGVVGLACARQMAQQGMEVLLIEQTASIGNGVSSRNSEVIHAGIYYTPGSLKARLCVEGKAQLYDYCQKHHIDHARCGKLIVATTPEQQADLLKLQAQARTCGVDDLQWLDAAQAQALEPALNCSAALLSPSTGIVDTHALMLALQGDAENNGAQLVFNTPFVSARVLPGQGFEVHVGGAEPFSLTSTCLINAAGLGAVAAARQIEGLDASHIPNAYLCKGSYFSLAGRSPFKHLIYPMPNKAGLGVHLTLDLAGQARFGPDTEWVQDENYDMDPQRGHSFYAAVREYWPALPDNSLNPAYSGIRPKIVPAGHAAADFVFSGPATHGIPGLLNLFGIESPGLTACLAIARHGQETLAQAA from the coding sequence ATGGCAAACGACGTTGATTGCATAGTGCTGGGAGCAGGGGTAGTAGGGTTAGCCTGTGCCCGACAAATGGCCCAACAAGGCATGGAAGTTCTGCTGATCGAGCAAACCGCCAGCATTGGCAATGGCGTCAGCTCGCGCAACTCAGAGGTCATACACGCGGGCATTTACTACACTCCCGGCAGCCTGAAGGCCCGCTTGTGTGTAGAAGGCAAAGCCCAACTGTACGACTACTGCCAGAAACACCATATAGACCACGCCCGTTGCGGCAAACTCATTGTGGCGACCACGCCCGAACAACAAGCCGATCTGCTGAAGCTGCAGGCGCAAGCGCGTACCTGTGGAGTGGACGATTTGCAGTGGCTGGATGCGGCCCAAGCCCAGGCTCTGGAGCCGGCCTTGAATTGCAGCGCTGCCCTGCTTTCCCCTTCTACCGGCATTGTGGACACCCATGCCTTGATGCTGGCTTTGCAAGGCGATGCAGAGAATAACGGTGCTCAGTTGGTTTTCAATACGCCCTTTGTCAGTGCTCGTGTCCTGCCCGGACAAGGCTTTGAAGTACACGTCGGTGGCGCAGAGCCGTTCAGCCTGACAAGCACCTGCCTGATCAATGCGGCCGGTCTGGGCGCTGTCGCCGCTGCACGCCAGATCGAAGGGCTGGATGCCAGCCATATCCCGAACGCCTATCTGTGCAAAGGCAGCTATTTCTCGTTGGCGGGTCGCTCCCCCTTCAAGCACCTGATTTACCCCATGCCCAATAAAGCCGGACTGGGTGTGCATCTGACGCTGGATCTGGCCGGTCAGGCCCGCTTTGGCCCGGACACCGAATGGGTGCAGGATGAGAACTACGATATGGACCCGCAACGAGGCCACTCTTTTTACGCCGCCGTGCGCGAGTACTGGCCCGCTTTACCCGATAACAGCCTAAACCCCGCCTATAGCGGCATCCGGCCTAAAATTGTGCCCGCCGGCCATGCGGCTGCCGACTTTGTCTTTTCCGGGCCTGCCACCCACGGCATCCCCGGACTGCTGAATCTGTTCGGCATCGAATCCCCTGGCCTGACCGCGTGTTTAGCGATTGCACGTCACGGCCAGGAAACCCTGGCCCAGGCAGCTTAA